In Streptomyces sp. NBC_01717, one DNA window encodes the following:
- a CDS encoding SpdD-like protein, which produces MIRPRIPVNPLPTGIVTPLITTAPAPVEQHPTAACACQHTIPAPVAPAASGPTVRLSPAGVLAVVGGGAAVVLVVGAVLVSMLLAVAITGASVAVCAVVLRSLLNNPPRQR; this is translated from the coding sequence ATGATCCGCCCCCGCATCCCGGTCAACCCGCTGCCCACCGGCATCGTGACCCCGCTCATCACCACCGCCCCGGCTCCGGTCGAGCAGCACCCCACCGCGGCCTGCGCCTGCCAGCACACCATCCCGGCGCCCGTCGCTCCGGCCGCTTCCGGGCCAACGGTACGGCTGTCCCCGGCCGGTGTTCTCGCGGTAGTCGGCGGTGGCGCTGCCGTCGTACTCGTCGTCGGCGCGGTCCTGGTCTCGATGCTGCTGGCCGTCGCCATCACGGGCGCGTCGGTCGCCGTCTGCGCGGTCGTCCTGCGCTCCCTGCTCAACAACCCGCCCCGCCAGCGTTAA
- a CDS encoding mobile element transfer protein — translation MAARDFFHSVMRIGPVQIGTHRDRNGRTKHATACGNDNCGWSADYSSQSAAQLAARTHRCRTH, via the coding sequence ATGGCTGCCCGTGACTTCTTCCACTCCGTGATGCGGATCGGCCCGGTGCAGATCGGCACCCACCGCGACCGCAACGGCCGCACCAAACACGCCACCGCCTGCGGCAACGACAACTGCGGCTGGTCCGCCGACTACTCCAGCCAGTCCGCCGCCCAGCTCGCCGCCCGCACCCACCGCTGCCGCACCCACTGA
- a CDS encoding DUF2637 domain-containing protein — translation MTRSIRPDAVLVQAVIAGALSFAHLHDIAAAAGQDGWKAWAYPISVDLLLVAAWRRLRILRTTGEPTRAAWTWFTVALAASLGANIATAGLLDLTDVPAWLRILVAGWPALAFLGGTLLVHTPAAEPDTAPDPGPAAAPAIVPAEFAPEPTPEPEPLPDAVEAAEPVPPLPAPPPMDVPPALVDHARKLADAYRSATGHPIDADTLRDRLGLPGPMAAQLATHLA, via the coding sequence ATGACCCGCTCGATCCGCCCGGACGCCGTCCTCGTGCAAGCCGTGATCGCCGGTGCCCTGTCCTTCGCCCACCTGCACGACATCGCCGCGGCAGCCGGACAAGACGGCTGGAAGGCCTGGGCCTACCCCATCTCCGTCGACCTGCTCCTCGTCGCGGCCTGGCGGCGCCTGCGCATCCTCCGCACCACCGGCGAGCCGACCCGCGCCGCATGGACCTGGTTCACCGTCGCACTGGCCGCATCCCTCGGCGCGAACATCGCCACCGCCGGACTCCTCGACCTCACCGACGTCCCCGCCTGGCTCCGCATCCTCGTCGCCGGATGGCCCGCCCTCGCCTTCCTCGGCGGAACCCTCCTCGTCCACACCCCCGCCGCTGAGCCGGACACCGCCCCGGATCCCGGTCCCGCGGCGGCCCCAGCAATCGTGCCGGCCGAATTCGCCCCCGAACCGACACCCGAACCTGAGCCGCTCCCGGACGCGGTCGAAGCTGCCGAGCCTGTCCCCCCGCTGCCCGCTCCGCCGCCCATGGACGTTCCGCCCGCTCTGGTCGACCACGCCCGCAAGCTCGCCGACGCGTACCGCTCCGCGACCGGCCACCCGATCGACGCCGACACCCTGCGCGACCGCCTCGGCCTGCCCGGCCCGATGGCCGCCCAGCTCGCTACGCACCTCGCCTGA
- a CDS encoding FtsK/SpoIIIE domain-containing protein, which translates to MTFGVVFAMVRVSFRYASVMDACGLTVPPSRLRLTWARMTNRPAPDSRPPRILRMRPTRTGLVLRLKMRPGQDAFDFTASTDRLRHSFALQAITSREIKSGVIELRMTGYDVLKRVQMPTKAVREGLRVPVALREDGAVHYRDYQEVPHSLNLGATKSGKSVYQRQLVKELAPLNVALVGIDCKEGVELAPLARRFSALADNPDDAADLLEALVARMADTYQVIRSEQRISADTPDGEITADIWGLPDDLRPVPVVLLVDEVAELALFSTSAEKKRRERIVTALVRLVQLGRAAGIYVEICGQRFGAELGDGITMLRAQLTGRVSHRVNDEASAKMAFGDISPDAVLATTQVPIERPGMAVAGDSSGGWVRIRTPFTTLRQAVTACNAHAHRTPALDGLAAFRPVLPDASLVKVPAPAPASTPATT; encoded by the coding sequence ATGACATTCGGCGTCGTCTTCGCGATGGTGCGGGTGTCCTTCCGGTACGCGTCGGTCATGGATGCGTGCGGGCTGACGGTTCCGCCGTCCCGGCTGCGGCTGACGTGGGCGAGGATGACGAACCGCCCGGCCCCGGACTCCCGTCCGCCGCGGATCTTGCGGATGCGGCCGACCCGTACCGGCCTGGTGCTGCGGCTGAAGATGCGTCCCGGTCAGGATGCGTTCGACTTCACGGCGTCCACGGACCGGCTGCGGCACTCGTTCGCCCTGCAGGCCATCACCTCGCGTGAGATCAAGTCGGGTGTCATCGAGTTACGGATGACCGGATACGACGTACTCAAGCGGGTCCAGATGCCCACCAAGGCAGTTCGGGAAGGGCTGCGGGTCCCGGTCGCGCTCCGGGAGGACGGAGCAGTCCACTACCGCGACTACCAGGAAGTCCCGCACTCCCTGAACCTCGGCGCGACCAAGTCCGGGAAGTCCGTCTACCAGCGGCAGTTGGTCAAGGAGCTCGCGCCGCTCAATGTCGCGCTGGTCGGGATCGACTGCAAGGAAGGAGTAGAACTCGCTCCGCTCGCCCGCCGGTTCTCTGCCCTGGCCGACAACCCCGATGATGCTGCCGATCTGCTGGAAGCACTCGTGGCCCGGATGGCCGACACATACCAGGTGATCCGCAGCGAACAGCGCATCAGCGCCGACACCCCGGACGGGGAGATCACTGCCGACATCTGGGGGCTCCCGGATGATCTACGGCCGGTCCCGGTCGTCCTCCTCGTCGATGAGGTCGCGGAACTCGCCCTGTTCTCCACCTCGGCGGAGAAGAAGCGGCGGGAGCGGATCGTCACCGCCCTGGTCCGCCTCGTCCAGCTCGGCCGTGCAGCGGGAATCTACGTGGAGATCTGCGGGCAGCGCTTCGGCGCCGAACTCGGGGACGGGATCACCATGCTCCGGGCCCAGCTGACCGGCCGCGTCTCGCACCGGGTCAACGATGAAGCCTCCGCCAAGATGGCGTTCGGCGACATCTCCCCCGATGCGGTGCTGGCCACGACACAGGTCCCCATCGAACGCCCCGGCATGGCCGTGGCCGGTGACTCCTCCGGGGGCTGGGTCCGCATCCGCACCCCCTTCACGACGCTGCGCCAGGCCGTGACCGCCTGCAATGCGCACGCGCACCGCACGCCGGCACTCGATGGACTTGCCGCGTTCCGGCCGGTCCTGCCGGACGCGTCCCTGGTCAAGGTCCCGGCCCCGGCCCCGGCCAGCACCCCCGCCACGACCTGA
- a CDS encoding SCO3933 family regulatory protein: protein MSSFKIDLSSAVVFVAVEPKLKVINKETGEIAVDRETKAKMMTVGLTIADEGEANLYTVSIPETGIPAGVTLGMPVKVVGLKARDWENTFNGEKRFGIAFRAVALVTPSNAKA, encoded by the coding sequence ATGTCATCGTTCAAGATTGATCTTTCGAGCGCCGTTGTGTTCGTCGCGGTGGAGCCGAAGCTCAAGGTGATCAACAAGGAGACGGGCGAGATCGCGGTCGACCGCGAGACAAAGGCCAAGATGATGACGGTCGGCCTGACGATCGCGGACGAGGGTGAGGCAAACCTCTACACCGTCTCGATCCCGGAGACGGGTATCCCGGCCGGCGTCACGCTGGGGATGCCGGTCAAGGTCGTCGGTCTCAAGGCTCGTGACTGGGAGAACACGTTCAACGGTGAGAAGCGGTTCGGTATCGCGTTCCGCGCCGTCGCTCTGGTCACCCCGTCCAACGCCAAGGCCTGA
- a CDS encoding helix-turn-helix transcriptional regulator, producing the protein MLNRLREARGAREWSQARLIHELEQYARRHALDIGSTASLRVYVSEWENGRRSISERYAKILRPVLGVTDEELFGRQAPAETPPAVDGYDDLINRIDSARSVSLTMVKTFMDQTELLRTQDRQMGAASLIDQMTGHLATLEDALTFAVLPETRRPVALALAGASTLAAWQALDAGGVERAWRNYELGKRAAQEAGEPMYLAHATAEQAYVLNEAGRPETAVALVREAQRLGGQQMSPRLRAWLYAAEAELCAKAGMPDDCRQALDRAAACLPEGEEARDPDMLSIFLNGGHLARWRGNALALLGDDDALSSLYEALDSADPTFIRATSGLRCDLAQAHLAREEHAEAQTHLQQARLLANRTGSVRHRRRIEQLTQKL; encoded by the coding sequence GTGCTCAACCGGCTACGGGAAGCCAGAGGTGCGCGAGAATGGTCACAAGCGCGGCTCATCCACGAGCTTGAGCAATACGCACGAAGGCATGCGCTCGACATCGGCTCGACCGCCAGCCTGCGCGTCTACGTCTCGGAGTGGGAGAACGGCAGACGCTCGATCAGCGAGCGCTACGCGAAAATCCTGCGGCCGGTGCTGGGTGTCACCGATGAGGAGCTATTCGGCCGGCAGGCTCCCGCAGAGACGCCCCCCGCGGTCGACGGATACGACGACCTGATCAACCGGATCGATTCGGCGCGCAGCGTCAGTCTCACCATGGTGAAGACATTCATGGACCAGACGGAGCTACTACGCACCCAGGATCGCCAGATGGGCGCCGCGTCCCTCATAGATCAGATGACGGGCCACCTCGCGACTCTGGAAGACGCGCTCACGTTCGCAGTGCTCCCCGAGACACGTCGACCCGTCGCTCTGGCGTTGGCCGGAGCTTCCACCCTCGCTGCCTGGCAAGCACTCGACGCCGGGGGAGTCGAACGGGCCTGGCGGAACTACGAGTTAGGGAAGCGCGCCGCTCAGGAAGCTGGTGAGCCGATGTACCTCGCCCATGCCACGGCGGAGCAGGCATACGTACTCAACGAAGCAGGCCGCCCCGAGACGGCGGTAGCTCTCGTACGCGAGGCTCAGCGTTTGGGCGGTCAGCAGATGTCGCCAAGACTGCGGGCATGGCTGTACGCGGCCGAGGCGGAGCTCTGCGCCAAGGCCGGGATGCCGGATGACTGCCGACAGGCACTCGACCGAGCCGCCGCTTGCCTCCCCGAAGGCGAAGAAGCCCGCGACCCAGACATGCTGAGCATCTTCCTGAACGGTGGCCATCTGGCGCGATGGCGCGGAAACGCACTTGCGCTGCTCGGAGACGACGACGCGCTCAGTAGCCTGTACGAGGCGCTGGACAGTGCGGACCCGACGTTCATCCGTGCCACGTCAGGTCTGCGCTGCGACCTTGCCCAGGCGCACCTTGCGCGTGAGGAGCATGCCGAGGCGCAGACGCACCTACAGCAGGCGCGCTTGTTGGCAAACCGGACCGGGTCCGTGCGTCACCGCCGACGTATCGAGCAACTCACGCAGAAGCTGTAG
- a CDS encoding NUDIX domain-containing protein, which yields MGPKSARVYRTIREWVASGKLQPGEKLPSERTLEKDLDIGRTQLRTVLAKLVAEKVLESYARSSYRVPSHDVSIERPDDLEPWQIHGERTVYDNRWVKLTLVDVEPPGVERFEHHVVRLHHVSIAAVLDDQDRVLMLWRYRFVADKWGWELPGGIVDEGEDARTTALREVEEETGWRPDSLDHVVTFQPMIGMVDSPHEIYVGKGAQHVGDPTDIEEAGHVAWVPLSDIPGLMARGELMGSGTLVALLHLLASRGEGAPTASA from the coding sequence ATGGGACCGAAGTCGGCGCGGGTGTACCGCACGATTCGCGAGTGGGTTGCGTCGGGGAAGTTGCAGCCCGGCGAGAAGCTGCCCTCTGAGCGCACCCTAGAGAAAGACCTCGACATCGGCAGGACCCAACTCCGCACGGTGCTGGCCAAGCTCGTCGCGGAGAAGGTGCTTGAGTCGTACGCCCGCAGCTCCTACCGGGTGCCATCCCATGACGTGAGCATCGAGCGGCCGGACGACTTGGAGCCGTGGCAGATTCATGGCGAGCGGACGGTCTACGACAACCGCTGGGTGAAGCTGACGCTTGTCGACGTCGAGCCGCCGGGTGTCGAGCGCTTCGAGCATCACGTCGTACGGCTCCATCACGTCTCGATCGCCGCGGTCCTCGATGACCAAGACCGCGTGCTCATGCTTTGGCGCTACCGGTTCGTCGCCGATAAGTGGGGCTGGGAGCTTCCCGGCGGCATCGTGGATGAGGGCGAGGACGCTCGGACGACGGCGCTCCGTGAGGTGGAGGAAGAGACCGGCTGGCGGCCTGACTCCCTGGATCACGTGGTCACCTTTCAGCCCATGATCGGCATGGTCGACTCGCCACATGAGATCTACGTCGGCAAGGGCGCACAGCATGTAGGCGACCCCACCGACATCGAGGAAGCCGGGCACGTCGCATGGGTGCCGCTCTCGGATATTCCGGGGCTGATGGCGAGGGGTGAGCTGATGGGCTCTGGCACGTTGGTTGCTTTGCTGCACCTGCTCGCTTCTCGCGGAGAAGGTGCGCCTACAGCTTCTGCGTGA
- a CDS encoding S66 family peptidase: MSVRYPRPLRPGDRVGTTSPSSGVAKEMRERLDVAIHDVEARGYEVVVGQCMDGSGHVSAPAADRARELMAMLTDPDIRAVVPPWGGETAIDLLPLLDWDRLREAEPTWLVGYSDLSTILTPLTLLTGTATVHGNCLMETPYRVPEGLSSWLDITTAPLGHRFTQTPPERHRAAGRDDFRAHPEVREFTLDTPGRWTRLDGDGDVEVEGRLIGGCIETLCNLAGTPYGDTTAFARAHAPEGLLVYVEAAEDNAFTICRNLHGMRLAGFFDKANAVIVGRTSAPGGSSLTQHQAVLDALGVLDVPIIADVECGHVPPYLPIVNGARGRIVHTSTRSELTQTLD; this comes from the coding sequence ATGTCAGTTCGATACCCGCGCCCTCTGCGCCCCGGCGACCGTGTAGGCACCACTTCTCCCTCGAGCGGAGTCGCGAAGGAGATGCGCGAGCGCCTCGATGTGGCGATTCACGATGTGGAGGCGCGAGGGTACGAGGTCGTCGTCGGCCAATGTATGGACGGTTCTGGGCATGTGAGCGCTCCGGCCGCTGACCGCGCTCGCGAGCTGATGGCGATGCTGACGGATCCCGACATCAGGGCCGTGGTCCCGCCGTGGGGCGGAGAGACAGCAATCGATCTACTGCCCCTGCTCGACTGGGACCGCTTGCGTGAGGCCGAACCGACTTGGCTCGTTGGCTACTCGGACCTGTCGACCATCCTCACGCCGCTCACTCTCCTCACCGGGACGGCGACCGTACACGGCAACTGCCTTATGGAGACTCCCTACCGAGTGCCCGAAGGGCTCTCCTCGTGGCTCGACATCACCACCGCGCCACTGGGGCACCGGTTCACCCAGACTCCGCCCGAACGCCACCGAGCTGCGGGCCGGGACGACTTCCGGGCCCATCCCGAGGTACGGGAGTTCACCCTCGACACCCCCGGCAGGTGGACCAGGCTGGACGGCGACGGCGACGTAGAGGTCGAAGGCCGCCTCATCGGAGGCTGCATCGAGACGCTGTGCAATCTTGCGGGGACACCCTACGGGGACACCACGGCATTCGCTCGCGCGCACGCGCCGGAAGGACTGCTCGTGTATGTCGAAGCAGCAGAAGACAACGCCTTCACGATCTGCCGGAACCTGCACGGGATGAGGCTGGCGGGCTTCTTCGACAAGGCCAACGCGGTCATCGTCGGTCGAACCTCCGCGCCCGGCGGCAGCTCCCTCACGCAGCATCAGGCCGTGCTGGACGCACTCGGGGTGCTGGACGTGCCGATCATCGCCGATGTCGAGTGCGGTCACGTCCCGCCGTACCTGCCCATCGTCAACGGAGCGCGCGGCCGGATCGTACACACCTCGACCCGCAGCGAACTCACCCAAACCCTGGACTGA
- a CDS encoding flavoprotein, whose translation MSVGSRGVLAVVGTAADGIETLRTGLVEPTVALGWQVAVTLTPNAGRWLRANGELDRLEALTGLPVRDTPRLPTEPRPHPVADCYVVAPASANFIAKLATGIADNQALTQVSEALGTTGVPVVVFPRVNAAHARHPAWQGHIESLRKADVDLVYGPDIWPLYEPREGPEVRELPWTTIMESIPKVATDASRRFAV comes from the coding sequence GTGAGCGTGGGCAGTCGCGGAGTGCTGGCAGTCGTAGGCACGGCAGCCGATGGAATCGAGACGCTGCGCACCGGACTGGTCGAGCCAACCGTCGCCCTCGGCTGGCAGGTAGCCGTGACCCTGACGCCGAATGCCGGCCGATGGCTGAGGGCGAACGGCGAGTTGGACCGGCTGGAGGCACTGACCGGCCTTCCGGTGCGGGACACACCTCGTCTGCCGACTGAGCCCCGCCCCCACCCTGTCGCCGACTGCTACGTCGTCGCCCCCGCGAGTGCGAACTTCATCGCCAAGCTCGCGACGGGCATCGCCGACAACCAAGCCCTGACGCAGGTGAGCGAGGCGCTCGGCACGACCGGCGTCCCCGTCGTGGTGTTCCCCCGGGTCAACGCAGCTCATGCAAGACATCCGGCATGGCAAGGGCACATCGAGTCGCTGCGGAAGGCTGACGTGGATCTCGTCTACGGCCCTGACATCTGGCCACTGTATGAACCTCGCGAGGGCCCAGAAGTTCGAGAGCTGCCCTGGACCACGATCATGGAGTCCATCCCGAAGGTAGCGACCGATGCTTCTCGCCGGTTTGCGGTGTGA
- a CDS encoding IS630 family transposase: MSHRGPRAVEVVLSAEERAELLRWAGGGVPARVAERARIILACADGASNTGAAADCGVSVETVRKWRSRFVARGLAGLADETRPGRRKPDLVLSEAERAELTRWARRAKTAQFLALRAKIVLRCAEGGTNKEVAAELGIAHATVNRWRSRFITLRLDGLTDEPRPGRPPSVLLDQVEDVLVATLESVPGKDTHWSRASMAKHSGLSKSTVGRIWKKFDLKPHLQDSFKLSTDPQFVAKVVDVVGLYHHPPEKAVVLCVDEKSQIQALDRSQPVLPMMPGMPERRTHDYYRHGITSLFAAFNIADGTVISELHRRHRAIEFKKFLIRIDKAVPTGLDVHLVCDNYATHNTAEIKTWLGKHPRFHVHFTPTGSSWMNQVERWFGLLTDKLIRRGVHTSVKALEKDITAWIDTWNENPKPFTWTKTADEILKSLADYLTKISPPSTENQQQT; encoded by the coding sequence ATGTCGCATCGAGGCCCTCGTGCTGTCGAAGTCGTGCTGTCCGCTGAGGAGCGTGCGGAGCTGCTGCGCTGGGCGGGTGGCGGGGTGCCGGCCCGTGTGGCGGAGCGCGCGCGGATCATCCTGGCCTGTGCGGACGGGGCGTCAAATACCGGTGCGGCGGCGGACTGTGGGGTGTCCGTGGAGACGGTGCGCAAGTGGCGTTCGCGGTTCGTGGCCCGGGGGCTGGCGGGTCTGGCGGATGAGACGCGGCCGGGTCGGCGCAAGCCGGACCTGGTGCTCAGCGAAGCCGAGCGGGCGGAGCTGACGCGCTGGGCGCGGCGGGCGAAGACCGCGCAGTTCCTGGCACTGCGCGCGAAGATCGTGCTGCGGTGTGCGGAGGGCGGGACGAACAAGGAGGTCGCGGCCGAACTCGGCATCGCCCATGCGACGGTGAACCGCTGGCGCTCCAGGTTCATCACCCTGCGTCTGGACGGACTGACGGACGAGCCCCGCCCCGGCAGGCCGCCCTCGGTCCTGCTCGACCAGGTCGAGGACGTACTTGTGGCGACTCTGGAGTCCGTCCCGGGCAAGGACACGCACTGGTCGCGTGCCTCGATGGCGAAGCACAGTGGGCTGTCGAAATCGACCGTCGGGCGGATCTGGAAGAAGTTCGACCTCAAGCCCCACCTGCAGGACTCCTTCAAACTGTCCACCGACCCGCAGTTCGTCGCCAAGGTCGTCGACGTCGTCGGCCTCTACCACCATCCGCCGGAGAAGGCGGTGGTTCTCTGCGTCGATGAAAAGAGCCAGATTCAGGCACTGGACCGCTCGCAGCCGGTACTGCCGATGATGCCGGGCATGCCCGAACGCCGCACCCACGACTACTACCGGCACGGGATCACCAGCCTGTTCGCCGCCTTCAACATCGCCGACGGCACCGTCATATCGGAACTGCACCGCCGCCACCGCGCCATCGAGTTCAAGAAGTTCCTGATCCGGATCGACAAGGCCGTGCCCACCGGACTCGACGTCCACCTGGTCTGTGACAATTACGCCACCCACAACACCGCCGAGATCAAGACGTGGCTGGGTAAACACCCCCGCTTCCACGTCCACTTCACCCCGACCGGCTCTTCCTGGATGAACCAGGTCGAGCGGTGGTTCGGCCTGCTGACCGACAAACTCATCCGCCGCGGCGTCCACACCTCCGTGAAAGCCCTGGAGAAGGACATCACCGCCTGGATCGACACCTGGAACGAGAACCCGAAGCCGTTCACCTGGACCAAGACCGCCGACGAGATCCTCAAGTCCCTCGCCGACTACCTCACCAAAATCAGCCCACCCAGCACCGAAAACCAGCAGCAGACTTAA
- a CDS encoding class I SAM-dependent methyltransferase, which produces MTISDYDACAEEYAAAVARRELGEVDGDPFGLLPRLLDGLGGITGCRVLDAGCGEGYLARALAARGARVTGVDLAPRLIDMARDRDSEGGIEYRVGDLSRPLPDDAECFDAVASYLVLNDVQDYRGFATTLAAVLKPGGRLALAFNNPYGAVIRQHVTDYFDSGAVSPYRSMWTEGIKTYHHHRTLEDYLDAFLATGLRLTKLTDIPALADAQGAGSLLPDGVRFPRFMLLTFVKQALSPLP; this is translated from the coding sequence GTGACGATCAGTGACTACGATGCGTGCGCCGAGGAGTACGCGGCTGCGGTGGCCCGGCGGGAGCTGGGCGAGGTGGATGGCGATCCATTCGGCCTATTGCCACGCCTGCTCGATGGGCTGGGGGGCATCACTGGTTGCCGTGTGCTGGACGCTGGGTGCGGCGAGGGTTATCTCGCCAGGGCGTTGGCAGCCCGTGGGGCTCGTGTCACCGGAGTCGATCTCGCACCGCGCCTGATCGACATGGCTCGCGACAGAGACTCGGAGGGCGGCATCGAGTACCGGGTGGGCGATCTGAGCCGGCCGCTGCCCGATGATGCCGAGTGCTTCGACGCTGTCGCCAGCTACCTGGTCCTCAATGACGTTCAGGACTATCGCGGCTTCGCCACCACGCTTGCCGCTGTGCTTAAGCCAGGCGGCAGGCTAGCCCTCGCGTTCAACAACCCCTACGGCGCCGTCATCCGCCAACACGTCACCGACTATTTCGACTCGGGCGCGGTCAGCCCCTACCGCAGTATGTGGACGGAGGGGATCAAGACCTACCACCATCACCGCACGCTGGAGGACTACCTTGACGCGTTCCTTGCCACCGGTCTCCGGCTGACGAAGTTGACCGATATCCCTGCCCTGGCCGACGCCCAAGGAGCAGGTTCCCTCCTGCCGGACGGCGTCCGTTTCCCGCGTTTCATGCTCCTGACGTTCGTCAAGCAGGCACTCAGCCCGCTGCCTTGA
- a CDS encoding IS630 family transposase, with amino-acid sequence MSHRGPRAVEVVLSAEERAELLRWSGGGAPARVAERARIILACADGASNTAVAADCGVSVETVRKWRSRFVARRLVGLADEPRPGRRKPGLVLSEAERAELTRWARRAKTAQFLALRAKIVLRCAEGGTNKEVAAELGIAHATVNRWRSRFITLRLDGLTDEPRPGRPPSVLLDQVEDVLVATLESVPGKDTHWSRASMAKHSGLSKSTVGRIWKKFDLKPHLQDSFKLSTDPQFVAKVVDVVGLYHHPPEKAVVLCVDEKSQIQALDRSQPVLPMMPGMPERRTHDYYRHGITSLFAAFNIADGTVISELHRRHRAIEFKKFLIRIDKAVPTGLDVHLVCDNYATHNTAEIKTWLGKHPRFHVHFTPTGSSWMNQVERWFGLLTDKLIRRGVHTSVTALEKDITAWIDTWNENPKPFTWAKTADEILKSLADYLTKISPPSIENQKQT; translated from the coding sequence ATGTCGCATCGAGGCCCTCGTGCTGTCGAAGTCGTGCTGTCCGCTGAGGAGCGTGCGGAGTTGCTGCGCTGGTCGGGTGGCGGGGCGCCGGCCCGTGTGGCGGAGCGGGCGCGGATCATCCTGGCCTGTGCGGACGGGGCGTCAAATACCGCTGTGGCGGCGGACTGTGGGGTGTCCGTGGAGACGGTGCGCAAGTGGCGTTCGCGGTTCGTGGCCCGGCGGCTGGTGGGTCTGGCGGATGAGCCGCGGCCGGGCCGGCGCAAGCCGGGCCTGGTGCTCAGCGAAGCCGAGCGGGCGGAGCTGACGCGCTGGGCGCGGCGGGCGAAGACCGCGCAGTTCCTGGCCCTGCGCGCGAAGATCGTGCTGCGGTGTGCGGAGGGCGGGACGAACAAGGAGGTCGCGGCCGAACTCGGCATCGCCCACGCGACGGTGAACCGCTGGCGCTCCAGGTTCATCACCCTGCGTCTGGACGGGCTGACGGACGAGCCCCGCCCCGGCAGGCCGCCCTCGGTCCTGCTCGACCAGGTCGAGGACGTACTCGTGGCGACTCTGGAGTCCGTCCCGGGCAAGGACACGCACTGGTCGCGTGCCTCGATGGCGAAGCACAGTGGGCTGTCGAAATCGACCGTCGGGCGGATCTGGAAGAAGTTCGACCTCAAGCCCCACCTGCAGGACTCCTTCAAACTGTCCACCGATCCGCAGTTCGTCGCGAAGGTCGTCGACGTCGTCGGCCTCTACCACCATCCGCCGGAGAAGGCGGTGGTTCTCTGCGTCGATGAAAAGAGCCAGATCCAGGCACTGGACCGCTCGCAGCCGGTACTGCCGATGATGCCGGGCATGCCCGAACGCCGCACCCACGACTACTACCGGCATGGGATCACCAGCCTGTTCGCCGCCTTCAACATCGCCGACGGCACTGTCATATCGGAACTGCACCGCCGCCACCGCGCCATCGAGTTCAAGAAGTTCCTGATCCGGATCGACAAGGCTGTGCCCACCGGACTCGACGTCCACCTGGTCTGTGACAATTACGCCACCCACAACACCGCCGAGATCAAGACGTGGCTGGGTAAACACCCCCGCTTCCACGTCCACTTCACCCCGACCGGCTCTTCCTGGATGAACCAGGTCGAGCGGTGGTTCGGCCTGCTGACCGACAAACTCATCCGCCGCGGCGTCCACACCTCCGTGACAGCCCTGGAGAAGGACATCACCGCCTGGATCGACACCTGGAACGAGAACCCGAAGCCGTTCACCTGGGCCAAGACCGCCGACGAGATCCTCAAGTCCCTCGCCGACTACCTCACCAAAATCAGCCCACCCAGCATCGAAAACCAGAAGCAGACTTAA